A genomic window from Synechococcus sp. CBW1107 includes:
- a CDS encoding RNA polymerase sigma factor, RpoD/SigA family — protein sequence MSSGSTPALPGSPELEEPSDLEAGPDSGSASTRAVRDGSRLPGRGSADLVRLYLQDIGRVDMLSQEEELLLARQVRAREALLSHRLEKASELPILQTMVDLELVRQRLASRLTHQPSHGQWAEACDLPLPELRRLLQEGHRTWATCLGLSLGDLQQRLLRGRRARDRMIQANLRLVVAVAKKYQKRGVELLDLVQEGTLGLERAVEKYDPTRGFRFSTYAYWWIRQGVTRAIATQSRTIRLPVHVTEKLNRIKKAQRQFASDHGRTATLAELAEALQWSQEAVRLTLLRVPRSISLEAKVGRDQDTPLGDLLEATSDTPEQCLTRQQLHSDLDALLDELSQREAEVIRLRFGLTDDTPRTLAQIGEGMQLSRERVRQIETRALHKLRQPARRGRVHGYLASLDG from the coding sequence AGGAGCCGAGCGATCTCGAGGCCGGTCCAGACAGCGGCTCGGCTTCCACCCGGGCCGTTCGGGACGGCTCGCGCCTGCCCGGCCGTGGCAGTGCCGATCTGGTGCGGCTCTACCTCCAGGACATCGGCCGGGTGGACATGCTCAGCCAGGAGGAGGAGTTGCTTCTCGCCCGCCAGGTACGGGCCCGTGAGGCGCTGCTGAGCCACAGGCTGGAGAAGGCCAGTGAGCTGCCGATCCTCCAGACCATGGTCGATCTGGAGCTGGTGCGCCAGCGGCTGGCCAGCCGCCTCACCCATCAGCCCTCCCATGGCCAGTGGGCGGAAGCCTGCGACCTGCCCCTGCCTGAGCTGCGGCGTCTCCTTCAGGAGGGCCACAGGACATGGGCGACTTGCCTGGGGCTCAGCCTCGGCGATCTCCAGCAACGGCTGCTGCGCGGCCGCCGGGCCCGCGACCGCATGATCCAGGCCAACCTGCGCCTGGTGGTGGCCGTGGCCAAGAAATACCAGAAACGGGGTGTGGAGCTGCTCGATCTGGTTCAGGAGGGCACCCTCGGCCTGGAGCGCGCGGTGGAGAAGTACGACCCCACCCGCGGCTTCCGTTTCAGCACCTACGCCTACTGGTGGATCCGCCAGGGCGTCACCCGGGCGATCGCCACCCAGAGCCGCACCATTCGCCTGCCGGTCCACGTCACCGAGAAGCTGAACCGGATCAAGAAGGCCCAGCGCCAGTTCGCCAGCGACCACGGCCGCACCGCCACCCTCGCCGAGCTGGCCGAGGCCCTGCAGTGGAGTCAGGAGGCCGTGCGTCTCACGCTGCTGCGGGTGCCCCGCTCGATCTCCCTGGAGGCCAAGGTGGGCCGCGACCAGGACACCCCCCTGGGGGATCTGCTGGAGGCCACCAGCGACACCCCCGAGCAGTGCCTCACCCGCCAGCAGCTGCACAGCGACCTCGACGCCCTGCTCGATGAACTCAGCCAGAGGGAGGCCGAGGTGATCCGCCTGCGCTTCGGCCTCACAGACGACACCCCCCGCACCCTGGCCCAGATCGGCGAGGGGATGCAGCTCTCACGGGAGCGGGTGCGCCAGATCGAAACGCGGGCCCTGCACAAGCTGCGCCAGCCGGCCCGCCGCGGCCGGGTGCATGGCTACCTCGCCAGCCTGGACGGCTGA
- a CDS encoding TA system VapC family ribonuclease toxin: MLASLLDVNVWLAAAFEAHPAHRSAQSVLLEATPATPVLLCRATQQSFLRLASTPAIFTAYQSAAITNLDALAALQSFQALPQVDLVDEPIGIESLWWRLAGLAEAAPKRWMDAYLAAFAITGSTRMVTLDQDFRQFLGAGLDLELLQADARSGG; this comes from the coding sequence GTGCTGGCCTCCCTGCTTGATGTGAATGTGTGGCTGGCGGCGGCCTTCGAAGCCCATCCAGCCCATCGCAGCGCCCAATCGGTGCTGCTTGAGGCCACGCCCGCTACACCAGTCCTGCTCTGCCGTGCCACCCAGCAGAGTTTTCTGCGGCTGGCGTCCACCCCAGCGATCTTCACGGCCTACCAGAGCGCGGCGATCACGAACCTGGATGCTCTGGCTGCCCTTCAGTCTTTTCAGGCCCTGCCTCAGGTGGACCTGGTGGACGAGCCGATCGGAATCGAATCGCTCTGGTGGCGCTTGGCGGGGCTCGCTGAGGCCGCACCAAAAAGGTGGATGGACGCCTACCTGGCGGCTTTCGCGATCACCGGCTCCACCCGGATGGTCACGCTGGATCAGGATTTCCGGCAGTTCCTCGGGGCGGGGCTCGATCTGGAGCTCCTGCAGGCCGACGCCCGCAGCGGGGGTTGA
- a CDS encoding CTP synthase, translated as MAKFVFVTGGVVSSIGKGIVAASLGRLLKSRGYSVSILKLDPYLNVDPGTMSPYQHGEVFVTQDGAETDLDLGHYERFTDTAMSRLNSVTTGSIYQAVINKERRGDYNGGTVQVIPHITGEIRERIHRVAADSGVDVVITEIGGTVGDIESLPFLEAIREFRGDVGRHDLAYVHVTLLPYIGTSGEIKTKPTQHSVKELRSIGIQPDLLVCRCDRPISEELKAKIGGFCGVQREAVIAARDADSIYAVPIALEREGLCRQVLDVLGLEDRDSDMERWEALVQKLRNPGAAVKVALVGKYVQLNDAYLSVVEALRHACIDRDASLDLHWISAEQIETQGAEALLHGMDAVVVPGGFGHRGVDGKVAAIRWAREERVPFLGLCLGMQCAVIEWARNLAGLAGATSAELDADSMHPVIHLLPEQQDVIELGGTMRLGVYPCRLAAGTLAARLYGEEVVYERHRHRYEFNNAYRNLFQAGGYTISGSSPDGRLVELIEREDHPFFAACQYHPEFLSRPGKPHPLFRGLIAAAQRQGAEAVSQEAPVRA; from the coding sequence ATGGCGAAATTCGTCTTCGTCACCGGCGGTGTGGTCTCGAGCATCGGCAAGGGGATTGTGGCGGCGAGCCTGGGGCGGCTGCTCAAATCCCGGGGCTACAGCGTTTCGATCCTCAAGCTCGATCCCTACCTGAATGTGGATCCGGGCACGATGAGCCCGTATCAGCACGGCGAGGTGTTCGTCACCCAGGACGGCGCCGAGACCGACCTCGACCTGGGCCACTACGAGCGCTTCACCGACACCGCCATGTCACGCCTCAACAGCGTGACCACCGGCTCGATCTACCAGGCGGTGATCAACAAGGAACGCCGCGGGGATTACAACGGCGGCACGGTGCAGGTGATCCCCCACATCACCGGCGAGATCCGCGAGCGCATCCACCGGGTGGCCGCCGACAGCGGCGTGGATGTCGTCATCACCGAGATCGGCGGCACCGTGGGTGACATCGAATCGCTGCCGTTCCTGGAGGCCATCCGTGAGTTCCGCGGGGATGTGGGCCGCCACGATCTGGCCTACGTGCACGTCACCCTGCTGCCCTACATCGGCACCTCCGGGGAGATCAAGACCAAGCCCACCCAGCACTCGGTCAAGGAGCTGCGCTCGATCGGCATCCAGCCCGATCTGCTGGTCTGCCGCTGCGACCGGCCGATCAGCGAGGAGCTCAAGGCCAAGATCGGCGGCTTCTGCGGCGTCCAGCGCGAAGCGGTGATCGCGGCCCGCGATGCCGACAGCATCTACGCGGTGCCGATTGCCCTGGAGCGGGAGGGGCTCTGCCGTCAGGTGCTGGATGTGCTGGGGCTGGAGGATCGCGACAGTGACATGGAGCGCTGGGAGGCCCTGGTGCAGAAACTGCGCAACCCCGGTGCGGCGGTGAAGGTGGCGCTGGTGGGCAAGTACGTGCAGCTCAACGACGCCTACCTCTCGGTGGTGGAGGCCCTGCGTCACGCCTGCATCGACCGGGATGCCAGCCTCGACCTGCACTGGATCTCCGCCGAGCAGATCGAGACCCAGGGCGCCGAGGCTCTGCTGCATGGCATGGACGCGGTGGTGGTGCCGGGCGGGTTCGGTCACCGGGGCGTGGACGGGAAGGTGGCGGCGATCCGCTGGGCCCGGGAGGAGCGTGTGCCCTTCCTCGGGCTCTGCCTGGGCATGCAGTGCGCCGTGATCGAGTGGGCGCGCAATCTGGCCGGTCTGGCGGGCGCCACCAGCGCCGAGCTCGATGCCGACAGCATGCACCCCGTGATTCACCTGCTGCCGGAGCAGCAGGATGTGATCGAGCTCGGCGGCACCATGCGCCTGGGGGTTTATCCCTGCCGGCTGGCGGCGGGAACCCTCGCGGCCCGTCTGTATGGCGAGGAGGTGGTCTATGAGCGTCATCGCCACCGTTACGAGTTCAACAACGCCTACCGGAATCTCTTCCAGGCAGGCGGCTACACCATCAGTGGCTCCTCCCCCGATGGCCGTCTGGTGGAGCTGATCGAGCGTGAGGATCACCCCTTCTTCGCCGCCTGTCAGTACCACCCCGAATTCCTCTCCCGGCCAGGTAAGCCCCATCCCCTCTTCCGCGGGCTGATCGCTGCGGCGCAGCGGCAGGGGGCGGAAGCCGTGTCCCAGGAGGCACCCGTGCGGGCGTAG
- a CDS encoding Dps family protein, giving the protein MSNVPPITAPPIDIGISDDQRQQIAAGLGRVLADSYVLYGKTHGFHWNVTGPMFNTLHLMFMEQYTELWMALDVIAERIRALGCPAPFGGARFAALSSIPETQGQPPALEMVRELVMGHEAVARTARSLFPLVSEAGDEPTADLLTQRLQIHEKTAWMLRSLLDA; this is encoded by the coding sequence GTGAGCAACGTCCCCCCCATCACCGCCCCTCCGATCGACATCGGCATCTCCGATGACCAGCGCCAGCAGATCGCGGCCGGTCTCGGCCGGGTGCTGGCCGACAGCTACGTCCTCTACGGCAAGACCCACGGCTTCCACTGGAACGTGACCGGGCCGATGTTCAACACGCTCCACCTGATGTTCATGGAGCAGTACACCGAGCTCTGGATGGCCCTCGATGTGATCGCCGAACGGATCCGGGCTCTGGGCTGTCCGGCCCCCTTCGGCGGTGCCCGCTTCGCGGCCCTCTCCTCGATTCCTGAAACCCAGGGCCAGCCACCGGCTCTGGAGATGGTGCGCGAGCTGGTGATGGGCCATGAAGCCGTGGCCCGCACCGCGCGCAGTCTCTTCCCCCTGGTCTCGGAAGCCGGTGATGAGCCCACCGCCGATCTGCTCACCCAGCGGCTGCAGATCCACGAGAAGACCGCCTGGATGCTGCGCAGCCTGCTCGACGCCTGA